A region from the Streptomyces lydicus genome encodes:
- a CDS encoding glutamine synthetase family protein: MNRPATSDGRDDARPATPSRQREPRPAVGRLTVDQLREQVAAGRIDTVLLALPDLQGRLKGKRYGAQHFLDRLAAGDADMCAYVLATDVDMTPADGFALTSWATGYQDLRVAPAIETLRLTPWMPRSVLVLGDALDHDGAPVEVAPRRMLRRQLARLARHGLDVMAGLETEFVVYRGTYEQAAETGYQGLRPLTGENLDYALDHPPGADRFFRRLQTALAGAGLPVEAVKTESAPGQVEVTFPYGEALAACDGHLAFKHAVRTIGSRAGLAPTFMAAPETGVGSGLHLHLSLWRDDVSGMSGPDGTLSAPARHAIAGLLDVLPQLGVLYAPNINSYKRYAPGSFAPTTASWGHDNRTCAVRVVGHGDGRRLEVRVPGADANPYLALTAAVAAINHGIEQGLEPGPAETADAYREGTTPLPRTLHQAMIAFRHSPTVREALGADVVEHYAHLAQLELDHHHRTVTDAERRRWLARA, from the coding sequence ATGAACCGCCCCGCCACCTCCGACGGCCGGGACGACGCCCGCCCCGCCACACCTTCGAGGCAACGCGAGCCCCGCCCCGCCGTCGGCCGGCTCACGGTCGACCAGCTGCGCGAGCAGGTCGCCGCGGGGCGGATCGACACCGTGCTGCTGGCCCTCCCGGACCTGCAGGGCCGGCTGAAGGGCAAGCGCTACGGCGCGCAGCACTTCCTCGACCGCCTCGCCGCCGGCGACGCCGACATGTGCGCCTACGTGCTGGCCACCGACGTCGACATGACCCCCGCGGACGGCTTCGCGCTCACCTCGTGGGCCACCGGCTACCAGGACCTGAGGGTCGCCCCGGCGATCGAGACCCTGCGCCTCACCCCGTGGATGCCGAGGAGTGTCCTGGTCCTGGGCGACGCCCTCGACCACGACGGTGCCCCGGTCGAGGTGGCCCCGCGCCGGATGCTGCGCAGGCAGCTGGCCCGCCTGGCCCGCCACGGGCTGGACGTCATGGCGGGGCTGGAGACCGAGTTCGTGGTCTACCGGGGCACCTACGAACAGGCCGCCGAAACCGGCTACCAGGGCCTGCGGCCACTGACGGGCGAGAACCTGGACTACGCCCTGGACCATCCCCCCGGCGCGGACCGTTTCTTCCGCCGGCTGCAGACCGCACTCGCCGGCGCCGGACTTCCCGTGGAAGCGGTCAAGACGGAAAGCGCGCCCGGACAGGTGGAGGTCACCTTTCCCTATGGCGAGGCGCTGGCCGCCTGCGACGGGCACCTGGCCTTCAAGCACGCGGTGCGCACCATCGGCAGCCGGGCCGGCCTGGCCCCCACCTTCATGGCAGCGCCGGAGACCGGGGTCGGCAGCGGACTGCATCTGCACCTCTCGCTGTGGAGAGACGACGTCAGCGGGATGAGCGGCCCCGATGGCACCCTCTCCGCGCCCGCCCGGCACGCCATCGCGGGGCTTCTCGACGTCCTCCCGCAGCTGGGCGTGCTCTACGCACCGAACATCAACTCCTACAAGCGGTACGCGCCCGGCTCTTTCGCGCCCACCACGGCCAGCTGGGGCCACGACAACCGCACCTGCGCCGTCCGCGTCGTCGGCCACGGGGACGGCCGGCGACTGGAGGTCCGCGTCCCCGGGGCGGACGCCAACCCCTACCTCGCACTGACCGCCGCCGTCGCGGCGATCAACCACGGGATCGAGCAGGGACTCGAACCCGGCCCCGCCGAGACGGCCGACGCGTACCGCGAAGGAACCACACCCCTGCCGAGGACCCTCCACCAGGCGATGATCGCCTTCCGGCACAGCCCCACCGTGCGGGAAGCGCTCGGCGCCGACGTGGTCGAGCACTACGCCCACCTCGCCCAGCTGGAACTCGACCACCATCACCGCAC